From the Saccharobesus litoralis genome, one window contains:
- a CDS encoding helix-turn-helix transcriptional regulator: MNLISVIQQVQAQQTHLPFSVYQSTFEQRLLNVPIAKPLMVVVLNGTKQLGRSTTFTCSQEQFVFLADSPALDMRNIPLADDYFALLIEFDSQDINDLTQAKALNPSTRLAQNYYIADVCDALAACLQQFIESALWAPQSMWPARRIELLTLLCHLGHDAVLNLFVNTKLSSKLQTIYSQSQFSDVHINDICQQLAMSESTLRRKLKAEGTGLQAVKDQARLGQALHLLQTTDLAIGLVAEQCGYSSQSRFTDRFKSRFGLTPSDLRKTRITE, from the coding sequence ATGAACTTAATTTCTGTTATCCAACAAGTTCAAGCGCAACAAACGCACTTACCTTTCTCGGTTTACCAATCTACTTTTGAGCAGCGTTTATTGAACGTGCCTATTGCCAAGCCGTTAATGGTAGTGGTGCTGAATGGGACAAAGCAGTTAGGGCGGAGTACAACGTTTACCTGTAGCCAAGAGCAGTTTGTTTTTTTAGCCGATAGCCCAGCACTTGATATGCGCAATATCCCTTTGGCTGATGACTATTTTGCGTTACTGATTGAGTTCGACTCACAAGACATTAACGATTTAACGCAAGCTAAAGCGTTGAACCCTTCCACGCGACTTGCGCAAAATTATTATATCGCGGATGTATGTGATGCGCTGGCAGCTTGTTTACAACAATTTATTGAAAGCGCGTTATGGGCACCACAAAGCATGTGGCCAGCAAGGCGTATCGAATTATTAACCCTGTTGTGCCATTTAGGTCATGATGCTGTTTTAAACTTATTTGTTAATACTAAGCTAAGTTCTAAATTGCAGACGATATACAGTCAAAGCCAGTTTAGTGATGTGCATATTAATGATATTTGTCAGCAACTGGCGATGAGTGAATCAACCCTAAGGCGCAAACTCAAAGCTGAAGGGACAGGTTTGCAAGCAGTTAAAGACCAAGCACGGCTAGGACAAGCGCTGCACTTACTGCAAACCACGGACTTAGCCATAGGCTTAGTGGCTGAGCAATGTGGCTATAGTTCGCAATCTCGTTTTACCGACAGATTTAAAAGTCGCTTTGGTTTAACCCCATCGGATTTACGCAAAACGCGTATAACTGAATGA